Proteins from a single region of Salvia miltiorrhiza cultivar Shanhuang (shh) unplaced genomic scaffold, IMPLAD_Smil_shh original_scaffold_305, whole genome shotgun sequence:
- the LOC131004034 gene encoding histone H3.3 isoform X1: MLFQRNSTVFSEQLHLLQMARTKQTARKSTGGKAPRKQLATKAARKSAPTTGGVKKPHRYRPGTVALREIRKYQKSTELLIRKLPFQRLVREIAQDFKTDLRFQSHAVLALQEAAEAYLVGLFEDTNLCAIHAKRVTIMPKDIQLARRIRGERA, encoded by the exons ATGTTATTCCAGAGAAACTCTACAGTTTTTAGTGAG CAATTGCATCTGTTACAAATGGCCCGTACCAAGCAAACTGCTCGTAAGTCCACTGGAGGAAAGGCTCCCAGGAAGCAACTCGCTACTAAG GCTGCCCGTAAGTCTGCACCAACCACTGGTGGAGTCAAGAAGCCTCACCGTTACCGCCCTGGCACTGTTGCTCTCCG TGAAATTCGGAAGTACCAAAAGAGTACTGAGCTCTTGATCAGGAAGCTGCCTTTTCAAAGGCTTGTTCGTGAAATTGCCCAGGACTTCAAG ACTGATCTTCGATTCCAGAGCCATGCTGTTTTGGCACTTCAGGAGGCTGCTGAGGCTTATCTCGTGGGTCTGTTTGAGGACACAAACTTGTGTGCCATCCATGCCAAACGTGTGACCATCATGCCAAAAGATATCCAACTGGCTCGCAGGATCAGGGGTGAGCGTGCTTAG
- the LOC131004034 gene encoding histone H3.3 isoform X2, with product MARTKQTARKSTGGKAPRKQLATKAARKSAPTTGGVKKPHRYRPGTVALREIRKYQKSTELLIRKLPFQRLVREIAQDFKTDLRFQSHAVLALQEAAEAYLVGLFEDTNLCAIHAKRVTIMPKDIQLARRIRGERA from the exons ATGGCCCGTACCAAGCAAACTGCTCGTAAGTCCACTGGAGGAAAGGCTCCCAGGAAGCAACTCGCTACTAAG GCTGCCCGTAAGTCTGCACCAACCACTGGTGGAGTCAAGAAGCCTCACCGTTACCGCCCTGGCACTGTTGCTCTCCG TGAAATTCGGAAGTACCAAAAGAGTACTGAGCTCTTGATCAGGAAGCTGCCTTTTCAAAGGCTTGTTCGTGAAATTGCCCAGGACTTCAAG ACTGATCTTCGATTCCAGAGCCATGCTGTTTTGGCACTTCAGGAGGCTGCTGAGGCTTATCTCGTGGGTCTGTTTGAGGACACAAACTTGTGTGCCATCCATGCCAAACGTGTGACCATCATGCCAAAAGATATCCAACTGGCTCGCAGGATCAGGGGTGAGCGTGCTTAG
- the LOC131004038 gene encoding PLASMODESMATA CALLOSE-BINDING PROTEIN 3-like isoform X2 codes for MVAKIVHHTMLFFLCFLLFMSGTKSAPPKATHKLGYQVNQEVQRDNVPVVNPTTPGATPIVNPTSPLPPLTTGPNPLPPTTTGPNPMPPTTTGPNPTSSSGGAWCIANPSTSQTALQVALDYACGYGGTDCSAIQPNGACWEPNTLADHASYAFNDYYQKNPVATSCVFGGAAQITNTDPSHGSCRFPASTSTPTTPPSAPMTPPATPTALPPPSPTTTFDPYSPGGDSGDGTQPTDGDYGPTGEPNSAGTASSSLVLLIITITCLVMPLAMASHV; via the exons ATGGTTGCCAAAATAGTGCATCACACAATGCTGTTTTTCCTATGTTTTCTTCTCTTCATGTCAG GCACAAAAAGTGCACCACCTAAAGCGACCCACAAACTGGGCTATCAAGTAAACCAAGAGGTGCAGAGAGACAACGTACCGGTGGTGAACCCAACGACACCAGGCGCGACACCTATAGTGAATCCAACGTCCCCGTTGCCTCCCTTAACAACGGGTCCAAACCCGTTGCCTCCCACAACGACGGGGCCTAACCCAATGCCTCCCACAACGACGGGGCCCAACCCGACCTCATCTAGCGGAGGAGCTTGGTGCATAGCCAACCCCTCAACCTCACAGACCGCTCTACAAGTGGCTCTTGATTATGCTTGTGGGTATGGCGGAACTGACTGCTCCGCCATTCAACCCAATGGGGCGTGTTGGGAGCCAAACACGTTGGCTGACCACGCCTCGTATGCTTTTAATGACTACTACCAGAAGAATCCCGTCGCTACAAGCTGTGTCTTTGGAGGGGCAGCACAGATCACCAACACTGATCCGA GTCATGGCAGCTGCCGCTTCCCAGCGTCTACCTCCACCCCCACAACGCCTCCCTCCGCCCCCATGACGCCTCCAGCCACGCCCACGGCCCTACCACCGCCTAG CCCCACAACGACCTTCGATCCTTACTCACCGGGAGGGGACAGTGGTGACGGCACACAGCCAACAGACGGGGACTATGGGCCGACGGGCGAGCCTAACTCAGCAGGGACAGCATCGAGCAGCCTTGTTCTGCTAATCATCACCATCACTTGCCTAGTGATGCCTCTTGCCATGGCTAGCCACGTCTAA
- the LOC131004037 gene encoding 14-3-3-like protein 16R isoform X2 produces MASPREESVYMAKLAEQAERYEEMVEFMEKVVNAVDGDELSVEERNLLSVAYKNVIGARRASWRIISSIEQKEESRGNESHVSSIKSYRSKIESELSSICDGILKLLDTKLIGSASNGDSKVFYLKMKGDYHRYLAEFKTGAERKEAAENTLSAYKSAQDIANTELAPTHPIRLGLALNFSVFYYEILNSPDRACNLAKQAFDEAIAELDTLGEESYKDSTLIMQLLRDNLTLWTSDMQDDNSEEIKEAPKPDNE; encoded by the exons ATGGCGTCCCCGCGTGAGGAGAGCGTGTACATGGCCAAGCTGGCGGAGCAGGCCGAGCGCTATGAGGAGATGGTCGAGTTCATGGAGAAGGTCGTCAACGCCGTCGACGGCGACGAACTCTCCGTGGAGGAGCGCAACCTCCTCTCCGTCGCCTACAAGAACGTCATCGGCGCCCGCCGCGCCTCCTGGCGGATCATCTCCTCTATCGAGCAGAAGGAGGAGAGCCGCGGCAACGAGAGCCACGTCTCCTCCATCAAGAGCTACAGATCTAAGATCGAGTCGGAGCTCTCCTCCATTTGCGACGGCATTCTCAAACTCCTCGACACCAAGCTCATCGGATCCGCCTCCAACGGAGATTCCAAAGTCTTCTACTTGAAGATGAAGGGTGATTACCACCGCTACTTGGCGGAGTTTAAGACCGGAGCCGAGCGCAAAGAAGCCGCCGAGAACACTCTCTCCGCCTACAAGTCCGCTCAG GACATTGCTAATACTGAGCTCGCCCCTACTCATCCAATCCGTCTCGGCCTGGCACTCAACTTCTCCGTCTTCTACTACGAGATCTTGAACTCTCCTGATCGCGCTTGCAATCTTGCTAAACAG GCTTTTGACGAGGCCATAGCTGAGTTGGACACTCTTGGTGAGGAATCTTACAAGGATAGCACCTTGATCATGCAGCTTCTGCGTGACAACCTTACCTTGTGGACTTCGGATATGCAG GATGATAATTCTGAGGAGATCAAGGAAGCACCTAAGCCTGACAACGAGTAG
- the LOC131004037 gene encoding 14-3-3-like protein 16R isoform X1, which yields MASPREESVYMAKLAEQAERYEEMVEFMEKVVNAVDGDELSVEERNLLSVAYKNVIGARRASWRIISSIEQKEESRGNESHVSSIKSYRSKIESELSSICDGILKLLDTKLIGSASNGDSKVFYLKMKGDYHRYLAEFKTGAERKEAAENTLSAYKSAQDIANTELAPTHPIRLGLALNFSVFYYEILNSPDRACNLAKQAFDEAIAELDTLGEESYKDSTLIMQLLRDNLTLWTSDMQVCGTFLTECSGFILGVRR from the exons ATGGCGTCCCCGCGTGAGGAGAGCGTGTACATGGCCAAGCTGGCGGAGCAGGCCGAGCGCTATGAGGAGATGGTCGAGTTCATGGAGAAGGTCGTCAACGCCGTCGACGGCGACGAACTCTCCGTGGAGGAGCGCAACCTCCTCTCCGTCGCCTACAAGAACGTCATCGGCGCCCGCCGCGCCTCCTGGCGGATCATCTCCTCTATCGAGCAGAAGGAGGAGAGCCGCGGCAACGAGAGCCACGTCTCCTCCATCAAGAGCTACAGATCTAAGATCGAGTCGGAGCTCTCCTCCATTTGCGACGGCATTCTCAAACTCCTCGACACCAAGCTCATCGGATCCGCCTCCAACGGAGATTCCAAAGTCTTCTACTTGAAGATGAAGGGTGATTACCACCGCTACTTGGCGGAGTTTAAGACCGGAGCCGAGCGCAAAGAAGCCGCCGAGAACACTCTCTCCGCCTACAAGTCCGCTCAG GACATTGCTAATACTGAGCTCGCCCCTACTCATCCAATCCGTCTCGGCCTGGCACTCAACTTCTCCGTCTTCTACTACGAGATCTTGAACTCTCCTGATCGCGCTTGCAATCTTGCTAAACAG GCTTTTGACGAGGCCATAGCTGAGTTGGACACTCTTGGTGAGGAATCTTACAAGGATAGCACCTTGATCATGCAGCTTCTGCGTGACAACCTTACCTTGTGGACTTCGGATATGCAGGTTTGTGGCACTTTCCTGACAGAGTGCTCTGGTTTCATTCTTGGTGTAAGAAGATAG
- the LOC131004038 gene encoding glucan endo-1,3-beta-glucosidase 12-like isoform X1 encodes MPPSLSFLTFSLRCKKLMILNPLFYINSPKPMEVASPFSHLNSCLNRAFLHPVSRHIHGCQNSASHNAVFPMFSSLHVRYVCHFFIITILCLHSFPHINFFLPILGTKSAPPKATHKLGYQVNQEVQRDNVPVVNPTTPGATPIVNPTSPLPPLTTGPNPLPPTTTGPNPMPPTTTGPNPTSSSGGAWCIANPSTSQTALQVALDYACGYGGTDCSAIQPNGACWEPNTLADHASYAFNDYYQKNPVATSCVFGGAAQITNTDPSHGSCRFPASTSTPTTPPSAPMTPPATPTALPPPSPTTTFDPYSPGGDSGDGTQPTDGDYGPTGEPNSAGTASSSLVLLIITITCLVMPLAMASHV; translated from the exons ATGCCTCCTTCCTTAAGTTTTCTCACATTCTCTCTTCGCTGCAAGAAATTGATGATTCTCAACCCTTTATTCTATATAAACTCCCCGAAGCCAATGGAGGTAGCTTCTCCATTCAGCCACCTTAATTCTTGCTTAAATCGGGCGTTTCTGCATCCCGTTTCAAGACACATTCATGGTTGCCAAAATAGTGCATCACACAATGCTGTTTTTCCTATGTTTTCTTCTCTTCATGTCAGGTATGTTTGCCATTTCTTCATCATCACAATCTTGTGCTTGCACTCGTTTCCTCATATCAACTTCTTTTTGCCTATTCTAGGCACAAAAAGTGCACCACCTAAAGCGACCCACAAACTGGGCTATCAAGTAAACCAAGAGGTGCAGAGAGACAACGTACCGGTGGTGAACCCAACGACACCAGGCGCGACACCTATAGTGAATCCAACGTCCCCGTTGCCTCCCTTAACAACGGGTCCAAACCCGTTGCCTCCCACAACGACGGGGCCTAACCCAATGCCTCCCACAACGACGGGGCCCAACCCGACCTCATCTAGCGGAGGAGCTTGGTGCATAGCCAACCCCTCAACCTCACAGACCGCTCTACAAGTGGCTCTTGATTATGCTTGTGGGTATGGCGGAACTGACTGCTCCGCCATTCAACCCAATGGGGCGTGTTGGGAGCCAAACACGTTGGCTGACCACGCCTCGTATGCTTTTAATGACTACTACCAGAAGAATCCCGTCGCTACAAGCTGTGTCTTTGGAGGGGCAGCACAGATCACCAACACTGATCCGA GTCATGGCAGCTGCCGCTTCCCAGCGTCTACCTCCACCCCCACAACGCCTCCCTCCGCCCCCATGACGCCTCCAGCCACGCCCACGGCCCTACCACCGCCTAG CCCCACAACGACCTTCGATCCTTACTCACCGGGAGGGGACAGTGGTGACGGCACACAGCCAACAGACGGGGACTATGGGCCGACGGGCGAGCCTAACTCAGCAGGGACAGCATCGAGCAGCCTTGTTCTGCTAATCATCACCATCACTTGCCTAGTGATGCCTCTTGCCATGGCTAGCCACGTCTAA
- the LOC131004036 gene encoding WEB family protein At4g27595, chloroplastic, producing MLRSRLRSGSVDFGQKSHHHSSVFSKTLFASKLCRGDAIAAQIDASALKSVSNLSENVGVKGNKPVQQQQQMREMEEGSEVESLKKMVTAARDETKAKERKIGNLEAELGRMRQGEADKDASLGRLMKELRDVRERENANKKRIQELEGEVERKRKAESSMARQLDSAMFELEESKIEIASLHEKIDGLEDLCNQMSKGGSSGDEEIRSLKAKLGKAQEGERRALLKAESLAEEMEVLKGEWKFAMEGEDKSSKAMEDLALALKEVATESNQVKMQLEEMKAETERMKEEVAEAKQDAEVHKNTAERLRSEAEETLFAWNAKEIGFVSCIKRAEEERALAQIENHKLAESLKAAENMTRSAREETYKLRDILKQAINESNAAKAAAGIARDENSLLKDCLAEKEEALHFITRENERLRISEAAAQEHVKQLKRMLTMASAEIDKDEIGIVMFTEHSDDDDGEQQPRKVRREFSFDLDDLKFMNEPEDDTLDDEDPEKAEALKGSIFDTTAETPKSEARTPKATFFRLKTHSSHDDKEDDHDHDHGHDETEGDKQHSGHRRSKTMFQRVGGLLTIRKSFHRKEPSMDQKSTPTPTHGN from the exons ATGTTACGTTCAAGATTGAG ATCAGGATCGGTTGATTTCGGACAAAAGAGTCATCATCATTCATCGGTATTTTCGAAAACCCTCTTCGCATCGAAGCTCTGCAGAGGAGATGCAATCGCGGCACAGATTGATGCCAGCGCCCTCAAATCCGTTTCGAATTTATCCGAG AATGTTGGTGTGAAAGGAAACAAACCAGTGCAGCAACAGCAACAGATGAGGGAGATGGAAGAAGGTAGTGAGGTGGAGAGCTTGAAGAAAATGGTGACGGCGGCCCGCGACGAAACGAAGGCCAAGGAGAGAAAGATCGGCAATCTGGAGGCGGAGCTGGGGAGGATGAGGCAGGGCGAGGCGGATAAGGACGCGTCGCTGGGGAGGTTGATGAAGGAGCTGCGTgatgtgagggagagagagaacgcCAACAAGAAGAGGATTCAAGAGTTGGAAGGGGAGGTGGAGAGGAAGAGGAAGGCGGAGTCGAGCATGGCCAGGCAGCTCGACTCCGCCATGTTCGAGCTGGAGGAGTCCAAGATCGAGATCGCGTCGTTGCACGAGAAGATCGACGGATTGGAGGACCTGTGCAACCAGATGAGCAAAGGGGGCTCGAGCGGAGACGAGGAGATCCGAAGCCTGAAAGCGAAGCTGGGCAAGGCCCAGGAGGGGGAGAGGAGGGCGTTGTTGAAGGCGGAGAGCTTAGCCGAGGAGATGGAGGTGTTGAAGGGGGAGTGGAAGTTTGCTATGGAGGGCGAAGACAAGAGCTCCAAAGCGATGGAGGATTTAGCTCTGGCGTTGAAGGAGGTGGCCACCGAGTCCAATCAAGTGAAAATGCAGCTGGAGGAGATGAAGGCCGAGACGGAGCGGATGAAGGAGGAGGTGGCCGAAGCCAAGCAAGACGCCGAGGTGCATAAAAACACCGCCGAAAGGCTGAGGTCGGAGGCGGAGGAGACCCTGTTCGCATGGAACGCCAAGGAAATCGGGTTCGTGAGCTGCATCAAACGGGCCGAGGAGGAGCGCGCGCTGGCGCAGATCGAGAACCACAAGCTAGCCGAGTCGCTCAAGGCCGCCGAGAACATGACCCGGTCGGCCCGCGAGGAGACGTACAAGCTGAGGGACATACTCAAGCAGGCCATAAACGAGTCCAACGCGGCCAAGGCGGCTGCAGGCATTGCAAGAGATGAGAACTCCTTACTAAAAGACTGCCTCGCCGAGAAGGAGGAGGCGCTGCACTTCATCACCAGGGAGAACGAGCGCCTCCGGATAAGCGAGGCGGCCGCGCAGGAGCACGTGAAGCAGCTCAAGAGAATGCTCACCATGGCCTCCGCCGAGATCGACAAGGACGAGATAGGGATCGTGATGTTCACGGAGCATAGCGACGACGATGATGGGGAGCAGCAGCCCAGGAAGGTGAGGAGGGAGTTCAGCTTCGATCTCGATGACCTCAAGTTCATGAACGAGCCCGAGGACGACACGCTGGACGACGAGGACCCGGAGAAGGCCGAGGCGCTCAAGGGCTCCATCTTCGACACCACCGCCGAGACGCCCAAGTCCGAGGCGCGGACGCCCAAGGCCACCTTCTTTAGGCTCAAGACGCATTCCTCGCATGATGATAAGGAAGACGATCACGATCACGACCATGGACACGACGAGACCGAGGGGGATAAGCAGCACAGCGGCCATAGGAGGTCCAAGACTATGTTCCAACGCGTCGGGGGGCTTCTCACCATAAGGAAGAGTTTCCATAGGAAGGAGCCATCAATGGATCAGAAATCCACGCCTACCCCTACACACGGGAACTAA